A window from Cryptomeria japonica chromosome 1, Sugi_1.0, whole genome shotgun sequence encodes these proteins:
- the LOC131070313 gene encoding 1-phosphatidylinositol-3-phosphate 5-kinase FAB1A-like, with protein sequence MAAEEPSLELLKENQERAENKMISKKFDERNAECRNQEQVLSKEDFPPSPSDHQSILVSLSSRSVLKGTLCMPSRLFDMYYGSFAKTLGEYLRDDLFCQKPRLCCGEPSEAHVLCYRHRQGSLTVSVKREPPMLTLAGEREGKIWMWHRCCTGKDGVPQDTQIVVMSDAALRSSFGKFLELSFSNHGAGTGSRVAICGHSLHRDCLRFFGFGSMTACFQYSSINVLSVYLPPSKLEFNDPNQQEWPRKEANEVADEVELFYAEVLYLLIQIGEKIGSSGSMYTGTKVSESRRQAAELEGLLQMQKAAIEEILQRAIPNDWQPGKPVADVLELNRLRRYLLCLSYSWDRQLWDLYSSLTTKDVRIESNQDKADMSGTLHNIVIQSGDGNAIHDGLVQPAMTNNFHRSFGNKLKESSSMNGELDDGVNTFEVAVNRVTPDGDDMESPDHSREICPLLRLLADRAQMIQRAIMEWLQVQREIFDSWRILLIEWTQHGQSSSVQAMPVTSQVLDIAPVNGSIVACGGEPAVTKDFQPFQQTATGVKTRCDSILNGQDKGGMEVSDTSKSFKGTVSGSIRLDSLIDYRPKFVSMFSLGGGRLVLPSGVNNTIIAVYDDEPTSIISYALSSHEYQASLYGDNGPDNEEQKEKDRDKEKEYAELLGMPIGISYPISSSDSSSDSVDFQRHVKVSFTDEGPHGKTKYTVTCFFAREFDALRRECCPTEIDFRPSLSRCKKWEAQGGKSKVSFAKSLDDRFVIKQVKRTELDSFIKFAPAYFKYLTDSLSCGSSTCLAKILGIYQVMKHAKDGREIRMDLLVMENLLYGRNVTRVYDLKGFAHSRYNSDPTGSNKVLWDQNLLETMPTDPIFLCENAKLLLEEAVGNDSSFLASIDVMDYSLLVGVDEERCELVLGIIDFIRQYTWDKYLETWVKSSGILGGPINTSPTVIPPKQYEERFRKAMSHYFPMVPDQCHPPAFSFTI encoded by the exons ATGGCTGCAGAGGAACCATCCTTGGAATTGTTGAAGGAGAATCAAGAAAGAGCAGAAAATAAAATGATATCCAAGAAATTTGATGAGCGAAATGCAGAATGTAGGAATCAAGAACAAGTTCTCTCAAAAGAAGATTTTCCACCTTCCCCATCTGATCATCAAAGTATATTGGTCTCGTTATCAAGTCGTTCTGTGTTGAAGGGGACACTGTGTATGCCTTCTCGACTTTTTGACATGTATTATGGCAGTTTTGCCAAAACTCTTGGAGAGTACCTTCGGGATGATTTATTTTGCCAGAAACCTCGTCTTTGCTGTGGTGAACCATCAGAGGCACATGTCCTTTGTTATAGACACCGTCAGGGTAGCCTCACAGTATCTGTGAAGCGGGAGCCTCCAATGTTGACATTAGCTGGTGAACGTGAAGGAAAAATATGGATGTGGCATCGTTGTTGTACAGGGAAGGATGGAGTTCCACAAGACACCCAAATAGTCGTAATGTCTGATGCTGCATTGAGATCATCATTTGGAAAATTCTTAGAGCTCAGTTTCTCCAATCATGGTGCAGGAACTGGAAGTAGAGTTGCCATCTGTGGTCATTCTTTACATAGAGACTGCCTTCGTTTCTTTGGGTTTGGAAGTATGACAGCATGCTTCCAATATTCTTCCATCAATGTTCTATCGGTGTATTTACCACCCTCAAAGTTAGAATTCAATGACCCTAATCAGCAAGAATGGCCTAGGAAAGAAGCTAACGAGGTTGCAGATGAAGTGGAATTGTTTTATGCAGAAGTCTTGTACTTGCTCATTCAGATAGGGGAAAAAATTGGCAGTTCTGGATCAATGTATACCGGTACTAAAGTTTCAGAATCAAGAAGACAAGCTGCAGAACTGGAAGGACTGTTGCAGATGCAAAAGGCTGCTATTGAGGAAATATTGCAAAGGGCCATCCCAAACGATTGGCAGCCAGGGAAACCTGTGGCTGATGTTTTAGAGCTAAATCGTCTAAGGCGTTATCTTCTTTGTCTATCCTATTCGTGGGATCGTCAGCTTTGGGATTTATATTCGTCACTTACAACAAAAGATGTCAGAATAGAATCTAACCAGGACAAAGCTGACATGTCTGGGACTCTGCATAATATTGTTATTCAGTCTGGTGATGGAAATGCCATACATGATGGATTGGTGCAACCTGCCATGACAAATAATTTCCACAGATCCTTTGGTAACAAATTAAAGGAATCAAGCAGCATGAATGGAGAATTAGATGACGGTGTCAACACTTTTGAAGTAGCAGTGAACAGAGTGACCCCTGATGGAGATGATATGGAAAGTCCAGATCATTCACGAGAGATTTGTCCACTACTAAGG TTGCTAGCAGATAGAGCGCAGATGATTCAGAGGGCGATCATGGAGTGGCTGCAAGTGCAGAGGGAGATTTTCGATTCTTGGCGGATCTTGCTGATAGAGTGGACGCAGCATGGTCAGTCTTCAAGTGTTCAAGCCATGCCTGTGACATCACAGGTGCTAGATATTGCTCCtgtgaatgggtctattgttgcaTGTGGAGGTGAACCTGCTGTTACAAAAGATTTCCAACCCTTCCAACAAACTGCAACAGGGGTAAAGACTAGATGTGATTCTATCTTAAATGGTCAAGATAAAGGTGGAATGGAGGTGTCTGACACAAGCAAAAGTTTCAAGGGAACTGTGTCAGGGTCAATTAGACTAGATTCTCTCATTGACTACAGACCTAAATTTGTATCCATGTTTAGTCTTGGAGGAGGAAGACTAGTTTTACCATCTGGCGTCAATAACACAATTATTGCTGTTTATGATGACGAGCCTACAAGCATAATATCATATGCACTCTCATCACATGAATATCAGGCCTCCCTATATGGAGACAATGGACCTGATAATGAGGAACAAAAAGAGAAAGACAGAGATAAGGAGAAGGAGTATGCAGAATTATTAGGCATGCCGATAGGCATCTCATATCCCATTTCTTCCTCAGATAGCTCCTCAGACTCAGTGGACTTCCAAAGGCATGTAAAAGTATCCTTTACTGATGAGGGTCCTCATGGAAAAACCAAGTACACAGTAACGTGTTTCTTTGCAAGAGAGTTTGATGCCCTTAGAAGAGAGTGTTGTCCAACAGAAATAGACTTTAGACCGTCACTAAGTCGCTGCAAGAAATGGGAAGCACAGGGTGGAAAGAGTAAGGTGTCTTTTGCAAAATCTTTAGATGATAGATTTGTTATCAAGCAAGTAAAAAGGACAGAATTGGATTCCTTTATCAAGTTTGCACCGGCATATTTCAAATATCTCACAGACTCATTAAGTTGTGGAAGCTCTACCTGTTTGGCAAAGATCCTTGGTATTTATCAGGTCATGAAGCATGCAAAAGATGGCAGAGAGATTAGGATGGATCTGTTGGTAATGGAGAATCTCTTGTATGGAAGGAATGTCACACGAGTGTATGATCTCAAAGGATTTGCTCACTCCCGTTACAATTCAGATCCAACAGGAAGCAATAAAGTTCTATGGGACCAAAATCTTTTAGAGACTATGCCAACTGATCCAATATTTCTCTGTGAAAATGCCAAGCTCCTTCTGGAGGAAGCTGTCGGGAATGATTCTTCATTTCTAGCGTCAATTGATGTCATGGATTATTCACTGCTTGTTGGAGTTGATGAAGAACGATGTGAGCTGGTTTTAGGTATTATTGATTTTATCAGGCAATATACATGGGACAAATACTTGGAGACATGGGTAAAATCCTCTGGTATTCTTGGTGGTCCTATAAACACATCACCTACAGTTATTCCTCCAAAGCAATACGAGGAGCGCTTCCGCAAGGCAATGTCACATTATTTTCCGATGGTCCCTGATCAGTGCCATCCTCCAGCTTTCAGCTTCACAATATGA